The following are from one region of the Corylus avellana chromosome ca1, CavTom2PMs-1.0 genome:
- the LOC132167313 gene encoding GDSL esterase/lipase At1g29670-like: MASQLKSLFWMLLIFLMLSNLQPHCNAVGNPQVPCLFAFGDSLSDDGNNNNRLTVAKSNYLPYGVDFPKGPTGRFSNGRNMIDVLAQNLGFDEYIPPFATARGEEILRGVNYASGSSGIRNETGKITGDIISMDMQLENHQITVSQISKMLGNQNTTTADYLSKCIFSIAIGTNDYIVNYFLPLFYSTSSIFTQQQYAAVLNHQLSQQLLTLYKSGARKFALIGLTALGNIPFERSLCGSGSNGSACVDNINNATQLFNVGLKSLVAQLNTNLTNATFIFINASGIESSPPIASKVANVSCCETLLNSVCAPFGKICRNRTNYKYWDGVHPTDAVYAVYGERAYKAQSPSDAYPFDVNQLAQV; the protein is encoded by the exons ATGGCATCTCAACTCAAGTCATTGTTTTGGATGCTTCTTATTTTCTTGATGCTATCAAACTTGCAACCACATTGTAATGCAGTTGGGAATCCACAAGTACCTTGTCTCTTCGCTTTCGGGGACTCCTTGTCGGATGATGGGAACAACAACAATCGTTTGACAGTTGCAAAATCCAATTATTTACCCTATGGGGTTGATTTCCCCAAGGGGCCAACGGGAAGGTTTTCCAACGGTCGGAATATGATCGATGTCCTTG CTCAAAATCTCGGATTCGATGAATACATCCCACCCTTTGCTACTGCTAGAGGCGAGGAAATACTGCGAGGTGTCAATTATGCATCTGGTTCATCTGGAATTCGCAATGAAACTGGAAAAATCACC GGTGATATAATAAGCATGGATATGCAGTTGGAAAATCACCAAATTACGGTGTCACAGATCAGTAAGATGTTGGGAAATCAAAACACGACAACCGCAGATTACCTAAGCAAGTGCATATTCTCTATTGCAATAGGTACTAACGACTACATTGTGAACTACTTCCTTCCGCTGTTCTACTCTACTAGCAGCATATTCACCCAACAACAATATGCTGCTGTTCTTAATCACCAATTATCTCAGCAATTATTG ACTTTGTACAAGTCTGGGGCAAGGAAATTTGCCCTTATCGGCCTGACTGCGTTAGGTAATATTCCATTTGAACGGAGTTTATGTGGAAGTGGAAGCAATGGCTCTGCATGTGTGGACAACATCAACAATGCAACCCAACTTTTCAACGTTGGGCTTAAATCACTGGTGGCTCAACTCAATACCAATCTAACCAATGCTACTTTCATCTTCATAAATGCTTCTGGAATTGAGTCCAGCCCACCTATAG CTTCCAAGGTTGCGAATGTTTCCTGCTGTGAAACATTGCTAAATTCAGTATGCGCTCCATTTGGAAAGATATGCCGTAATCGGACCAACTATAAATATTGGGACGGAGTCCATCCGACTGACGCCGTATATGCGGTGTATGGGGAAAGAGCATACAAAGCCCAGTCTCCAAGTGATGCTTATCCGTTCGATGTCAACCAACTCGCACAAGTGTAG